The Chloroflexota bacterium genomic sequence CTCCACCGCCCCGCCCAGGTATCCGCCGCTTCGCATGTCGGCCACGCCCGGGATATAGCCGGCCAGCACCGGCGTGCCGGGCCGCGCCAACTGGGTCAGCACAATCCCGCTCAACTGCTCGGCGTTCAGTTGCACCAGCGTCCCCGCCAGCGTTACGGGCGATGTGGAGCCGGCCATCGGCGCCGACGACAGCGCCACCGGCAGGCCCCGCGCGCACCATTCCAGCAGGATGTCGGTAACTTCCGTATCCAGGCGCAAGGGGCTGACCATCCAACTCGTGATGGCGGAGATGAAAGGGCGCGCCCGCAGGCGATCTTCCCCGCCCGCCAGGATCGCGCCCAGACGGATCACCTGTCGCGCGCCCGCCACCGAGTCCACGCCGCCCATCACGTGTTTGCCCGTGCCCCACAGGCACGCGTAGAACCGATTCACGGGCACGTCCTCGCGCGGCACGTCTGTGGGATACAGGGGCGCGACGACAAAATCGCAATGCTCCAGCGCGTCCGCGAGCCGCGCCATCATCGCCACGTCGCGGAGCGTGCACGGGCGCGGCGTGTCGGCCCCCGCATCCAGCACCATCGTGGGCGAGCCGCCCGTGCCCGCGTACACCCGCCTGCCCTCCAGCACGATGTCGTGCTCGGGCAGCCGCCCGGCCAGCAACACCCGTTGCGGGACGGTCTTCAGCGCGGCGTCCACCATCGCCCGCGGGATGCGCACCCGGTGGCCGTCCACGGATGCGCCGCCCTCGCGGTACAGGCGCAGCGCCGTCTCGTTCTCCACCAGGATTCCCGTCGTCTCCAGCACCGCCAGCGACGCCCGGTGAATCTCCTGCACCTGCGCCTGACTCAAGGGACGGTACTGCCCGCCTTCAGGCCCCGGTCGCGCCATGCTTCACCTCCTGCTACTTGCCCGCGCGACGCCGCAGCACGGCCCGAATCTCTTCCTCGGCGGCCTCCGGAAGCGGCGGCACCTCATGCTCGCTCAGGATGCGGCGCGCCCGCTCGTTGGCGCGGGCAGCCATGTCCTTGCCGCCCTTGTCGCGCCACTCGTCGTAGCGCATGCG encodes the following:
- a CDS encoding trimethylamine methyltransferase family protein: MARPGPEGGQYRPLSQAQVQEIHRASLAVLETTGILVENETALRLYREGGASVDGHRVRIPRAMVDAALKTVPQRVLLAGRLPEHDIVLEGRRVYAGTGGSPTMVLDAGADTPRPCTLRDVAMMARLADALEHCDFVVAPLYPTDVPREDVPVNRFYACLWGTGKHVMGGVDSVAGARQVIRLGAILAGGEDRLRARPFISAITSWMVSPLRLDTEVTDILLEWCARGLPVALSSAPMAGSTSPVTLAGTLVQLNAEQLSGIVLTQLARPGTPVLAGYIPGVADMRSGGYLGGAVEFGMMQAAAAQMAQFYGVPIYGSGGMSDAKIPDAQAGYEKMVTFLLAAMGGCNYIHHAIGMVTNMSAVSPEQAVIDDEIVGMAMRALRGIDITDEAMAVEVIGRVGPGGHYLADPHTVRHMRGEFFYPRVADRQSRAMWEEGGRRDTRVRAQERAAALLEGQRPPAWPADVDAAIRSEFRIRLE